TGCCCATCTCGTAGAGCAGCTGCTCGGACACCGTATCGACGGTGACCATGCCGCCGCTGCCCTCGTGCTTGGTGACCACGAAGGTGCCGTCCGCCGAGGCTTCGACGATGGGGTAGCCGACATTCCACAGATCCGGCACTTCCCGCCAGTGGGTGAAGTTGCCGCCGGTGCATTGGGGGCCGCACTCCAAGATGTGACCGGCGATGGTGCCGGCGGCGAGGAGGTCCCAGTCTTCTTTACCCCAGCCGAACTCGTGGATCATCGGCGCCAGGGCCAGGGCGGTGTCGGTGACCCGGCCGCAGAGGATGATCAGCGGATCGTCCTCGAGGGCCTCCACCACCGGCCAGGCGCCGAGGTAGGCGTTGACGTTGAGGGCCTGGTCCGCCAGCGGTGCCAGGGGCTCGCCGCTGTCCATGTTGTTGAGGGGATGGCCGGAATCGATGAGCTCGCCGAGCCGCGGCATCAGGTCGTCGCCTTCCACCACGCCGACCCGCACGCCCTCGACCCCCAGCTCCCGGGCGACCTCGAAGATCTTCTCCCGGCAGGCCTTGGGGTTGAGACCGCCGGCGTTGGTCAGCACCCGCACATTGCGCTCTTTGAGCTCCGGCAGCACCCGGCGGATGAAGTCGATGAAGTCGGTGGCGTAGCCGAGCTCCGGGTTGCGCATCTTCTGGCGCATCATGATGG
This is a stretch of genomic DNA from Acidobacteriota bacterium. It encodes these proteins:
- a CDS encoding acyclic terpene utilization AtuA family protein gives rise to the protein MKKIRIGNGQGFWGDSVDAPVELLRGGPIDYIGMDYLAEVTLSIMMRQKMRNPELGYATDFIDFIRRVLPELKERNVRVLTNAGGLNPKACREKIFEVARELGVEGVRVGVVEGDDLMPRLGELIDSGHPLNNMDSGEPLAPLADQALNVNAYLGAWPVVEALEDDPLIILCGRVTDTALALAPMIHEFGWGKEDWDLLAAGTIAGHILECGPQCTGGNFTHWREVPDLWNVGYPIVEASADGTFVVTKHEGSGGMVTVDTVSEQLLYEMGNPREYITPDVTADFSSIQLSQDGENRVRASGIRGSANTPFLKVSASYLAGYKASGQITICGPEARDKAELAADMVWKRLERAGVVFDEAERSTEILGLGACLPGVFEAPTEPPEVILRLGVRDPDPARVERFGKEIAPLITAGPPGVTGFAAGRPKPQKIVAYWPALLAREEVEKHIEVSVEEA